One Turneriella parva DSM 21527 genomic region harbors:
- a CDS encoding glycosyltransferase family 2 protein: protein MVPVYQNGPQLAECIVEIEKFFTAKNLAYEIICVDDCSPLAIELPAAAKAARLLRLPANVGQQKAIAIGLNAAAADIAVTTDADLPILPADFMRLVEALRSDAQLDLALGAREGYSHSSPVRALGSWAVSCIIRLLFRFRLRDFGCGTNAVRKVLVIRHAESKLPASPIKLAMVSLSNGYTEIALPTRPQRQARSTYNIWRLAALTLGIFWFRLRAATHLRHYK from the coding sequence GTGGTTCCTGTTTATCAGAACGGCCCGCAGTTGGCAGAGTGCATCGTCGAAATCGAAAAGTTCTTCACCGCGAAGAACCTCGCCTACGAAATAATCTGTGTCGACGACTGCAGTCCGTTGGCGATCGAATTGCCTGCGGCTGCAAAGGCTGCGCGCCTCTTGCGCTTGCCAGCAAATGTGGGCCAGCAAAAGGCAATCGCCATCGGCCTCAACGCCGCCGCAGCTGATATTGCCGTTACGACCGACGCCGATTTGCCGATTTTGCCGGCAGATTTTATGCGGTTGGTCGAGGCCCTGCGTTCAGACGCGCAGTTAGATCTGGCACTCGGGGCAAGAGAGGGTTACTCGCACAGCTCACCCGTCCGTGCATTGGGTTCATGGGCTGTGAGTTGCATCATTCGTCTGCTCTTTCGTTTTCGCCTGCGCGATTTTGGTTGTGGAACGAATGCCGTCAGAAAGGTTTTGGTGATTCGCCATGCTGAATCAAAGCTGCCGGCCAGCCCGATCAAACTCGCTATGGTCTCGCTCAGCAACGGTTACACTGAAATCGCGCTGCCTACACGCCCGCAGCGGCAAGCGCGGTCAACGTACAACATCTGGCGATTAGCCGCCTTAACCCTCGGTATCTTCTGGTTTCGATTGCGGGCGGCGACTCACCTGCGACACTATAAGTAG
- a CDS encoding transmembrane 220 family protein: MLSLRFYIRLVLLYIGAAYFVFAGAVQYNDPDPLHWMLLYFMSAVMCVLHALGRAPTALLYLTAGMAAAEMATTAGGLLDWLRLGNENVLTAQMSAAKPYIELTREFFGAAISLIVMLLIVSQVSRRPQSKPEDTEG; the protein is encoded by the coding sequence ATGCTTTCTCTCAGGTTCTACATCCGCCTTGTTCTTCTTTATATAGGCGCTGCTTATTTTGTTTTCGCCGGTGCGGTACAATACAACGACCCTGACCCGCTGCACTGGATGCTTTTGTATTTCATGTCGGCGGTCATGTGTGTGCTGCATGCCTTAGGCAGAGCGCCGACGGCCCTGCTCTACCTGACTGCGGGAATGGCTGCGGCCGAAATGGCGACAACGGCAGGGGGGCTGCTCGACTGGCTGCGGCTGGGTAACGAGAATGTACTGACCGCACAGATGTCTGCGGCAAAGCCCTATATCGAACTGACACGCGAATTTTTTGGCGCGGCGATTAGCCTCATCGTGATGCTACTTATAGTGTCGCAGGTGAGTCGCCGCCCGCAATCGAAACCAGAAGATACCGAGGGTTAA
- the nth gene encoding endonuclease III, with product MTAETKVRQLAKKVFKALEAEFGRPACPLNFRSTEQLAVAVILSAQCTDERVNLVTPALFERYADMPALAAAPVEELEKLIYSTGFYRNKAKNIKALAEILVRDHAGLVPEDFATLTKLPGIGRKTANVIMAEAFGKAPGITVDTHVKRIAKLLGFTRSDNAVVVERELMQIFEPALWRDLPLLLIFHGRRTCIARRPRCSECTLRKICPSAKPAQ from the coding sequence ATGACGGCTGAGACCAAAGTCAGGCAGCTCGCGAAGAAAGTTTTCAAGGCGCTCGAGGCTGAATTTGGCCGCCCTGCATGCCCATTGAATTTTCGCAGTACTGAGCAGCTTGCGGTCGCAGTTATACTTTCGGCTCAGTGTACCGACGAGCGGGTTAATCTCGTGACTCCTGCCCTGTTTGAACGCTATGCTGATATGCCCGCTCTGGCAGCGGCGCCCGTTGAAGAACTCGAAAAGTTGATCTATAGCACGGGTTTTTACCGCAACAAGGCGAAGAACATTAAGGCGCTGGCTGAGATTCTGGTGCGCGATCATGCGGGCCTTGTTCCTGAAGATTTTGCCACGCTCACTAAACTGCCGGGTATCGGGCGAAAGACGGCCAATGTCATCATGGCAGAAGCTTTTGGCAAAGCGCCGGGCATTACCGTCGACACACATGTAAAGCGCATTGCGAAGCTGCTCGGGTTTACGCGCAGCGATAACGCGGTTGTGGTCGAACGCGAGCTGATGCAGATATTCGAGCCTGCACTGTGGCGTGACCTGCCTCTGCTCTTGATTTTTCACGGGCGCCGCACCTGTATTGCCCGAAGGCCGCGCTGCAGCGAATGCACGCTCAGGAAAATTTGCCCTTCAGCAAAACCGGCTCAATGA
- a CDS encoding 7TM diverse intracellular signaling domain-containing protein gives MRLRLFFSALLFSTAAHSLDFAEYNNAQGAFDLKGHVYYYFEEYNEQQPHEALDLLKGGYFTRSESARLSLGYTRKPVWVAVPFVWKGKGAATFMLEITALIDRIQFNYVSERGLILDSSVTGRDYPLSSRALPNHNFVFPVRIEKPATAAVRGKPAGDSEAPGIVLMRLESQGSMLVPLQLMHETQFYKTDHIEQLVFGFYFGIMLVMVLYNLFLYASTRERSYAFYVFYILFFALFQFALWGYFHEVVLPESPKLAKYLLPVFLHLATVFQLLFATQFFQAQPLIPKQYKVAGLLSFIAFISLIAGPFLPYRIFIAIGIFSGAGAALAIFFMALTLYIKKVKAARYFLIAYTTLIVGVIFLSLRNLGIINYSFISTYSAQIGSALEVILLSLALADKINIWRDEKERAQKQVIDREREMNRAFQLFVPQKFLELAGETDFTRLELGKSTTRDITILFSDIRSFTALSESMSPEENFRFLNSYLRRMGPIIREHGGFIDKFIGDAIMALFAEGPGGPSDGTAKEGVLVPAEDHGGSKPAAGTTPSAPLAEGLGGPSDGTVKEGVLVPAEGPGGPSEPPTIRAARAALAMRAELIRYNEHRRAQGYQAIDIGIGIHTGSVRLGTIGENERWEGTVIGDTVNLASRIESLSSTFHAGIVISEALLKELPHELAARELDTIRVKGKKKAVKVYELMEHDG, from the coding sequence ATGCGCTTGCGGCTATTTTTTTCGGCGCTTCTATTCAGCACAGCTGCGCATTCTCTCGATTTCGCAGAATACAATAATGCGCAAGGGGCTTTCGACCTCAAAGGCCACGTATACTATTACTTCGAAGAATACAATGAGCAGCAGCCGCATGAAGCGCTCGACCTCTTAAAGGGCGGCTATTTCACCCGCAGTGAATCGGCGCGCTTGTCGCTCGGCTACACGCGCAAACCCGTTTGGGTGGCGGTGCCTTTTGTGTGGAAAGGCAAAGGCGCAGCCACCTTCATGCTTGAGATCACAGCGCTCATCGACAGAATTCAGTTCAACTATGTGAGCGAACGAGGACTCATTCTCGACAGCAGCGTCACGGGCCGCGATTACCCGCTCAGCTCACGCGCGCTGCCAAATCACAACTTTGTGTTTCCCGTCAGAATCGAAAAGCCGGCGACCGCAGCGGTTCGCGGCAAACCGGCAGGCGACAGTGAGGCCCCTGGCATCGTTCTGATGCGGCTTGAGAGCCAGGGCAGCATGCTCGTGCCGCTGCAGCTGATGCATGAAACACAGTTCTACAAGACCGACCACATCGAACAGCTGGTGTTTGGTTTTTACTTCGGCATCATGCTCGTCATGGTGCTCTACAACCTTTTTCTCTATGCTTCAACCCGAGAGCGCTCTTACGCATTCTACGTTTTCTACATTCTGTTCTTCGCCCTCTTTCAGTTTGCCCTCTGGGGATATTTTCATGAAGTTGTCTTACCCGAGTCACCGAAACTGGCCAAATACCTGCTGCCGGTATTTTTGCATCTGGCGACCGTCTTTCAGCTGCTGTTTGCGACGCAGTTCTTTCAGGCCCAGCCACTCATACCCAAACAATACAAAGTTGCCGGTCTGCTCTCGTTTATCGCCTTTATTTCATTGATCGCCGGGCCTTTCTTGCCCTATAGGATTTTTATTGCGATAGGAATATTTTCGGGCGCCGGTGCTGCGCTCGCGATTTTCTTCATGGCCCTCACCCTCTATATCAAGAAGGTAAAGGCCGCACGCTATTTTTTGATTGCGTACACCACATTGATTGTGGGGGTTATCTTTTTATCGCTGAGAAATCTCGGCATTATCAACTATTCGTTTATCAGCACCTATTCTGCGCAGATCGGGTCGGCGCTCGAAGTTATCTTGCTCTCGCTGGCGCTTGCAGATAAGATCAATATCTGGCGCGATGAAAAAGAACGGGCGCAGAAACAGGTGATCGACCGCGAACGCGAAATGAACCGGGCATTTCAGCTCTTCGTGCCGCAAAAGTTTCTTGAATTGGCGGGCGAAACCGATTTCACGCGCCTTGAACTCGGTAAATCAACGACTCGCGACATCACCATCCTTTTCTCTGATATCCGCAGTTTTACCGCGCTTTCTGAATCCATGTCGCCCGAAGAGAATTTTCGCTTCTTAAACTCATACCTAAGGCGCATGGGCCCGATCATTCGTGAACACGGTGGTTTTATCGACAAATTCATCGGCGACGCCATCATGGCGTTATTTGCCGAAGGGCCAGGAGGCCCAAGTGACGGCACCGCCAAGGAAGGCGTCTTGGTGCCGGCTGAAGATCATGGAGGATCAAAGCCAGCTGCGGGCACGACGCCCTCAGCGCCGCTGGCCGAAGGGCTAGGAGGCCCGAGTGACGGCACCGTCAAGGAAGGCGTCTTGGTGCCGGCCGAAGGGCCTGGAGGCCCGAGCGAGCCACCCACAATCCGTGCCGCGCGGGCGGCACTCGCGATGCGCGCAGAACTGATTCGCTACAATGAGCACCGCCGTGCACAGGGGTATCAGGCGATCGATATCGGCATCGGCATTCACACAGGTTCGGTACGCCTCGGCACAATCGGTGAAAACGAACGCTGGGAGGGCACGGTGATCGGTGATACTGTAAACCTGGCCTCACGCATCGAAAGCCTTTCATCGACTTTTCACGCAGGAATCGTCATCAGCGAGGCATTGCTCAAAGAGCTGCCGCATGAGCTGGCGGCCCGTGAACTCGACACAATACGGGTCAAAGGCAAGAAAAAGGCCGTCAAAGTGTACGAACTGATGGAACATGACGGCTGA
- the rpoD gene encoding RNA polymerase sigma factor RpoD has translation MELEQLPEIQKIIHIGKANGEITYDEINDILPEKLTNSDKIDDVFILLNQYGIEIVEEYEKKQVGRRGDTSSAVVPGNFGSLGEQKVPKALVAELKAQGYEIKQPENKVPLTIQDLAMQMLTRGYDLDSLQLLLQKPEFRPAAAKKKKSTGAAGASAADDPIRLYLKEIGKISLISGDKEVELARRIEGGENIIEDAVLRSSLLRSAFIKAYNRVDKGTLRITDIARASKTYYISTNEQKELREKFLREIKPVTDFDKQISSLKAKLKRYTHKSKKHQEVWAQILKLEGLAAEHVIRVGVSQKELQKHVNKIKSMVFRIKEIKRHFLKLKERYGHDVKGIKAFNRYIERNEDLHIVERELGCTVEDVKNIIKDIRNNERKLRRMEQEAGSPTLIILLWGEKIARGQREIDAAKKELINANLRLVVSIAKRFANRGMHFFDLIQEGNIGLMRAVEKFEYRKGYKFSTYATWWIRQAITRALSEQARTIRIPSHMIEQINKVNREARIFLQETGREPSDDEIGERLGWPVIKVKQVKSVAKDPVSLETPVGEDEDSELGDFVEDKKAPSPLQSTAQSILAEQLKQVLATLPAREQKVIRMRFGLDDGYTHTLEEVGYVFKVTRERIRQIEAKALRRLRAPTRMRRLRDFLDQT, from the coding sequence GTGGAACTCGAACAACTTCCGGAAATTCAGAAAATCATCCATATTGGCAAGGCCAACGGTGAAATCACCTACGACGAAATCAACGACATCTTACCCGAAAAGCTCACCAACTCAGACAAGATTGACGACGTTTTCATACTGCTCAACCAGTATGGCATAGAAATCGTTGAGGAGTACGAAAAGAAGCAGGTCGGCCGCCGTGGCGACACTTCTTCGGCCGTTGTGCCCGGTAACTTCGGTTCGCTCGGCGAACAAAAGGTACCGAAGGCGCTGGTTGCAGAACTCAAGGCCCAGGGCTATGAAATTAAGCAGCCCGAAAACAAAGTACCCCTCACGATTCAAGATCTCGCGATGCAGATGCTCACGCGGGGTTACGATCTCGACTCGCTGCAGCTTTTGCTGCAAAAGCCCGAATTTCGCCCTGCTGCCGCAAAGAAGAAAAAATCAACAGGCGCTGCCGGCGCGAGCGCTGCAGACGACCCGATTCGCCTTTACCTGAAAGAAATCGGCAAAATTTCGCTTATTTCTGGCGACAAAGAAGTTGAGCTCGCGCGCCGCATCGAAGGCGGTGAGAACATCATCGAAGACGCGGTGCTGCGCTCATCATTGCTGCGCAGTGCATTCATCAAGGCATACAACCGCGTCGACAAGGGCACTCTGCGCATCACCGATATTGCCCGCGCATCAAAGACCTATTACATCAGCACGAATGAACAGAAAGAGCTGCGCGAGAAGTTTTTGCGCGAGATCAAGCCTGTAACCGATTTCGACAAACAGATTTCGTCGCTGAAAGCAAAACTCAAGCGCTATACGCATAAGAGCAAAAAACACCAGGAAGTCTGGGCGCAGATATTAAAACTCGAAGGTCTCGCAGCAGAGCACGTGATTCGTGTCGGTGTGTCGCAGAAAGAGCTGCAAAAGCACGTCAACAAGATCAAGAGCATGGTCTTTCGTATCAAAGAGATCAAGCGCCACTTCTTGAAACTGAAAGAACGTTATGGCCATGACGTCAAAGGCATAAAGGCATTCAACCGCTACATTGAGCGCAATGAAGACCTGCACATCGTCGAGCGCGAACTCGGCTGTACCGTAGAAGATGTGAAAAACATCATTAAAGACATTCGCAACAACGAACGCAAACTGCGCCGCATGGAGCAAGAGGCGGGTTCGCCGACGCTCATTATCTTGCTCTGGGGTGAAAAAATTGCGCGCGGCCAGCGCGAGATCGACGCAGCGAAAAAAGAGCTCATCAATGCCAACCTGCGCCTTGTCGTTTCGATCGCGAAACGTTTTGCCAACCGCGGCATGCACTTCTTCGACCTGATTCAAGAAGGCAATATCGGCCTCATGCGTGCGGTCGAAAAATTCGAATACCGCAAGGGTTATAAATTTTCAACGTACGCCACCTGGTGGATTCGCCAGGCGATCACGCGCGCGCTTTCAGAACAGGCGCGCACGATTCGTATACCTTCGCACATGATCGAACAGATCAACAAGGTAAACCGCGAAGCGCGTATTTTCTTGCAAGAAACAGGCCGCGAACCGTCAGATGACGAGATCGGCGAACGCCTTGGCTGGCCGGTCATTAAGGTCAAGCAGGTCAAGTCGGTTGCGAAAGACCCGGTATCTCTCGAAACACCGGTCGGCGAAGACGAAGATTCAGAACTTGGAGATTTTGTCGAAGACAAGAAGGCACCAAGCCCATTGCAGTCTACGGCGCAGTCGATTCTCGCAGAACAGTTGAAGCAGGTTTTGGCCACGTTGCCAGCCCGCGAGCAGAAAGTAATCCGCATGCGTTTTGGTCTCGACGATGGTTATACGCATACCCTCGAAGAAGTCGGTTACGTCTTTAAAGTGACACGCGAGCGCATTCGCCAGATTGAAGCAAAAGCGCTGCGTCGCCTCAGGGCGCCGACGCGTATGCGCCGCCTGCGCGACTTTCTCGACCAGACCTGA
- a CDS encoding ABC1 kinase family protein produces MNLKTYAEIRRLLSVTSILIQFALDMIVSTLYRPRGLRRRSFARRMLAITARLILRRPAGIIRFPVRLRQTIERLGPTYVKLGQILSLREDLLPRRITYELRNLQTKVPPISYEEAKKVVEGEFNVPLRHIFKEFAPKPVGAASLAQAHIAYLRNGQKVVVKVQRPGIIPIMTSDLRIMQRLAWVLQQIPYIQDFQPQKLIQEFSDYTMKELDFTQEGKHADIFRENFKDDSDVILPKIYWEYTTKKVLTLEFIEGVKPDDTEKLKKLGINGPRVAALGARVVIKQLFVDGFFHGDPHPGNIFIVGTEKFCMIDLGMIGQFTQKTMNAMFLYYYYLIIRDYETASKYMVGLTETTPHSDIAGFRAEIEEIGKRWIGAGFKNYSLGKLILNSMNMGARYKLYFNKDIMLAIKAIVTIEAVGYILDPKMDLARVSLPMMSEIFIGRISPARMAKPILRALPDYLDFIEQAPATLLKTLGMVSSGKFQIEMVEKTVSKAPREPVWKLWIPLVALFLGIVAMSADSPPGGDLALGRSVHLPWASALSFAIAGWYSLRFWRMRKA; encoded by the coding sequence ATGAATCTCAAGACCTATGCAGAAATTCGACGACTCTTGTCGGTCACGTCGATACTGATTCAATTTGCCCTCGACATGATCGTGTCGACGCTGTACCGCCCGCGTGGGCTGAGACGGCGTTCGTTTGCGCGGCGCATGCTCGCGATCACTGCGCGCCTCATTCTGCGCCGCCCGGCCGGCATTATTCGTTTTCCTGTGCGCCTGCGGCAAACCATCGAACGCCTCGGGCCGACGTATGTAAAGCTGGGCCAGATTCTTTCGCTGCGCGAAGACCTGCTGCCACGCCGCATTACCTACGAGCTGAGAAACCTGCAGACGAAAGTACCGCCAATTTCATACGAAGAAGCCAAAAAGGTTGTCGAGGGTGAATTTAACGTTCCGCTGCGCCACATCTTTAAAGAATTCGCTCCTAAACCTGTGGGCGCTGCCTCGCTCGCCCAGGCGCACATCGCATATTTAAGAAACGGCCAGAAGGTCGTCGTCAAGGTGCAGCGCCCTGGCATAATTCCGATCATGACGAGTGACCTGCGCATTATGCAGCGCCTCGCATGGGTCTTGCAACAGATTCCCTATATTCAGGATTTTCAGCCGCAAAAACTCATTCAAGAGTTCTCAGACTATACGATGAAAGAACTCGACTTCACGCAAGAAGGCAAACATGCGGATATATTCCGCGAGAATTTCAAAGACGACAGCGATGTCATTCTGCCGAAAATCTACTGGGAATACACGACTAAAAAGGTTTTGACGCTTGAATTTATCGAAGGCGTCAAACCCGACGATACCGAAAAACTCAAGAAACTCGGTATCAACGGGCCGCGCGTGGCGGCGCTCGGCGCGCGCGTGGTCATTAAACAACTTTTCGTCGACGGTTTCTTTCACGGCGACCCGCACCCCGGCAACATCTTCATCGTCGGCACCGAGAAGTTCTGTATGATCGACCTCGGCATGATCGGGCAGTTCACGCAGAAGACCATGAATGCGATGTTTCTGTATTACTACTACCTCATCATTCGCGATTACGAGACAGCCTCTAAGTACATGGTCGGACTCACCGAAACAACCCCGCATTCTGATATTGCGGGCTTTCGAGCCGAGATCGAAGAAATCGGCAAACGCTGGATAGGCGCAGGCTTCAAGAACTACTCGCTCGGCAAGCTGATTCTGAATTCGATGAACATGGGTGCGCGCTACAAGCTTTATTTCAATAAAGACATTATGCTCGCGATCAAGGCGATTGTCACGATCGAAGCGGTAGGGTATATTCTCGACCCGAAAATGGACCTCGCACGCGTCTCATTGCCGATGATGAGCGAAATCTTCATCGGCCGCATTTCGCCCGCCCGCATGGCGAAGCCGATTCTGCGCGCGCTGCCCGACTACCTCGACTTTATCGAACAGGCTCCGGCGACGCTGCTGAAAACCCTCGGCATGGTTTCGAGCGGCAAGTTCCAGATTGAAATGGTCGAAAAGACGGTGAGCAAAGCACCCCGCGAACCGGTCTGGAAGCTGTGGATTCCGCTCGTCGCGCTGTTTTTGGGCATTGTCGCGATGTCTGCCGACAGCCCGCCCGGAGGCGACCTGGCGCTGGGCCGCAGCGTTCACCTGCCCTGGGCATCGGCCCTAAGTTTCGCGATAGCCGGCTGGTATTCGCTGCGCTTCTGGCGTATGAGAAAAGCCTGA
- a CDS encoding pirin family protein — protein sequence MGMHARKRSQQHFVAARVRPQYILITMSGQHLTRQGFIAKGLAALSFIGGGAWALAAWLRNRSTTEVKRMHEANGSVILEIHPLGFQWQVADPFLFCVHHLDRYPEGNAVLGPKANLAGRNIGQDFTPKDGWRMYHGERVPGFPGHPHRGFETITVVRSGFVDHSDSMGAAGRYGAGDVQWMTAGAGVQHAEMFPLIDSNGGNTLELFQIWLNLPRASKFVKPHFKMLWQKKIPVVEVPDAGGIKTKVEVIAGDYLNAKASAPPPDSWAADAQNAVAIWHIEIPAGGKWQLPATETRANRFLYFYSGEALQVAGADVQQGYGLRLDAQKPVEIAARGKDAKLLLLQGKPIAEPVVQYGPFVMNTRQEIEQAFADYQRTQFGGWPWPSAEPVHGKERGRFARHATGEEETASL from the coding sequence ATGGGGATGCACGCCCGCAAGAGATCTCAGCAGCATTTTGTGGCTGCGCGCGTTCGGCCACAGTACATTCTTATCACGATGAGCGGGCAACATCTTACGCGGCAGGGCTTTATCGCGAAAGGCCTTGCAGCGCTCAGTTTCATCGGCGGCGGCGCGTGGGCGCTGGCCGCCTGGCTGCGAAACCGCAGCACGACAGAGGTAAAACGCATGCACGAAGCGAATGGTTCTGTAATTTTAGAAATCCACCCTCTGGGTTTTCAGTGGCAAGTGGCAGACCCGTTTTTATTTTGCGTGCACCATCTCGATCGTTATCCCGAAGGCAATGCAGTTCTCGGCCCCAAAGCGAATCTCGCGGGCCGTAACATCGGGCAAGATTTCACACCCAAAGATGGCTGGCGCATGTACCATGGCGAACGGGTTCCGGGTTTTCCCGGTCACCCGCACCGAGGGTTTGAAACCATAACCGTGGTGCGAAGCGGCTTCGTCGATCACTCCGACTCGATGGGCGCTGCGGGGCGCTACGGCGCAGGCGACGTACAATGGATGACGGCAGGCGCCGGCGTGCAGCATGCAGAAATGTTTCCGCTGATCGACAGCAATGGCGGTAACACACTCGAACTTTTTCAGATATGGCTGAACCTGCCGCGCGCAAGCAAATTTGTGAAACCACATTTCAAAATGCTCTGGCAGAAGAAAATTCCGGTGGTCGAAGTCCCCGACGCGGGCGGCATCAAGACGAAAGTCGAGGTAATTGCCGGCGATTACCTGAACGCAAAGGCGAGCGCCCCCCCGCCCGATTCATGGGCTGCAGATGCACAGAACGCGGTGGCGATCTGGCATATTGAAATACCGGCCGGCGGCAAGTGGCAGCTGCCGGCAACTGAAACCCGCGCGAACCGATTTCTTTATTTTTATTCGGGCGAGGCTCTGCAGGTCGCGGGCGCAGACGTGCAGCAAGGTTATGGCCTGCGACTCGATGCGCAAAAACCGGTTGAAATCGCCGCGCGGGGTAAAGATGCGAAACTGTTGTTGCTTCAGGGCAAACCGATTGCCGAACCCGTGGTACAATACGGGCCTTTCGTGATGAATACGCGGCAAGAGATTGAGCAGGCATTCGCCGACTACCAACGCACACAATTTGGCGGCTGGCCGTGGCCCAGCGCCGAGCCGGTGCACGGCAAAGAGCGTGGCCGCTTCGCTCGGCATGCAACCGGCGAAGAAGAGACAGCGTCGCTTTAG
- a CDS encoding oxygenase MpaB family protein, with the protein MADRYGALKHIQTLDPEKDAHQIVAVSSAFDFAQDMEISLGLAFFRTFAVPSIARILDETKQFENFGQKRYDDTALLLAEFLENGLDSDRGREAIRRMNQIHARYDIANDDFIYTLTTFIFEPIRWIDRYGWRPLVEKEKLAAFYMWRRVGQMMGIRELPETYEAMEKFNIEYERKTFRYTPESERVSRATLKVLVGFLPPLPFLGELACQGVYALLDEPLRRAVGFPAAHPMVQAAVDAAFRARALALRYWGPVTTEPQYVTKRRFATYPNGYKIAELGPQLRDSKRAPIAG; encoded by the coding sequence ATGGCAGACCGCTACGGCGCGCTGAAGCATATTCAGACGCTCGACCCCGAAAAAGACGCGCACCAGATCGTCGCCGTGTCGAGTGCCTTCGACTTCGCGCAAGACATGGAGATTTCTCTCGGGCTGGCGTTTTTCAGAACCTTCGCGGTGCCGTCGATAGCGCGCATTCTCGACGAAACAAAGCAATTTGAAAACTTCGGGCAGAAACGCTACGACGACACGGCGCTGCTGCTCGCAGAATTTCTGGAAAACGGTCTCGACAGCGATCGCGGGCGCGAGGCGATTCGGCGCATGAACCAGATTCACGCGCGCTACGACATTGCCAACGACGACTTTATCTATACACTCACCACCTTCATCTTTGAACCCATTCGCTGGATAGACCGTTACGGCTGGCGACCGCTCGTCGAAAAAGAGAAGCTTGCGGCTTTTTACATGTGGCGCCGGGTGGGGCAGATGATGGGCATTCGTGAACTACCTGAAACCTATGAGGCGATGGAAAAGTTTAACATCGAATACGAACGCAAGACATTTCGCTACACGCCCGAATCAGAACGTGTGAGCCGTGCTACCCTCAAGGTGCTCGTGGGGTTCTTGCCGCCTTTGCCTTTTTTGGGTGAATTGGCCTGCCAGGGCGTCTACGCACTGCTCGACGAGCCGCTGCGTCGTGCTGTGGGTTTTCCAGCTGCTCACCCGATGGTTCAGGCCGCAGTGGATGCCGCATTTCGGGCGCGCGCACTCGCGCTGCGGTATTGGGGGCCCGTGACCACCGAGCCGCAATATGTCACCAAACGGCGTTTCGCAACCTACCCGAATGGCTACAAAATTGCTGAGCTGGGGCCTCAATTGCGGGACAGCAAACGGGCACCGATAGCAGGTTGA